From one Fusobacterium simiae genomic stretch:
- the recG gene encoding ATP-dependent DNA helicase RecG, whose amino-acid sequence MIESYRKIYSKLEDIPPKYITAKQLSNLKSLGINTLYDLVYYFPRAYDDRTNIKKIGELKFNEYVVLKANIMSVVNLTVRSGKKIVKAMVTDGTGIMEILWFGMPYIKKSLRVGEEYLFIGQTKKANIFQLINPEYKLYSGQQKVSENEILPIYSSNKNITQNSLRKLVEKFLVNFLNYFEENIPNELIKEYKIIERKKAIKNIHYPVSVKEIEEAKRRFAIEELLILELGILKNRFIIENSNSKNYEVEGKKEKVRNFLSLLPFSLTNAQKKVIKEIYDEISNGKIVNRLIQGDVGSGKTVVAIVMLIYMAENGYQGALMAPTEILANQHYLGMKERLEKIGLKIELLTSSIKGKKKNEILEGIANGDIDIVIGTHSLIEDNVVFKKLGLIVIDEQHRFGVNQRNKLREKGFLGNLLVMSATPIPRSLALSIYGDLDLSIIDELPPGRTPIKTKWIVNDEDLEKMYNFIYKKVNEGHQAYFVAPLIETSDKMALKSVEKVSEEIKRKFSNKKIGIIHGKMKAKEKDEVMLKFKNKEYDVLIATTVIEVGIDVPASTIMTIYNAERFGLSALHQLRGRVGRGSKQSYCFLISSSTTENSKQRLSIMEETEDGFRIAEEDLKLRNSGEIFGLRQSGFSDLKFIDIIYDVKTIKLVRDECIKYLKEHKGEIENIYLKYDIEQKFSDLQAGN is encoded by the coding sequence ATGATAGAGAGTTATAGAAAAATTTATTCTAAATTAGAAGATATTCCACCTAAATATATAACAGCCAAGCAGTTATCAAATCTTAAATCTTTGGGTATTAACACATTGTATGATTTAGTTTACTATTTTCCAAGAGCCTATGATGATAGGACTAATATTAAAAAAATAGGAGAATTAAAATTTAATGAATATGTTGTTTTAAAAGCAAATATAATGTCAGTTGTAAATTTAACAGTTAGAAGTGGTAAAAAAATTGTCAAAGCTATGGTAACTGATGGAACAGGAATAATGGAAATATTATGGTTTGGGATGCCTTATATAAAAAAATCTTTGAGGGTAGGAGAAGAATACCTATTCATAGGGCAGACTAAAAAAGCAAATATTTTTCAACTTATTAATCCAGAGTACAAGCTATATTCAGGTCAACAAAAGGTATCTGAAAATGAAATTCTACCAATATATAGTTCCAATAAAAATATCACACAGAATAGTTTAAGAAAATTAGTAGAAAAATTTTTAGTGAATTTCTTAAATTATTTTGAAGAAAATATCCCTAATGAATTAATAAAAGAATACAAGATAATAGAGAGAAAAAAGGCAATTAAAAATATACACTATCCTGTATCTGTAAAAGAAATAGAGGAAGCAAAAAGAAGATTTGCAATAGAAGAATTATTAATTTTAGAATTAGGTATACTTAAAAATAGATTTATTATTGAAAATTCAAATAGTAAAAATTATGAGGTTGAAGGGAAAAAAGAGAAAGTAAGAAATTTTTTATCTCTTTTGCCTTTTAGTCTAACTAATGCTCAAAAGAAAGTTATAAAAGAAATCTATGATGAAATTTCAAATGGAAAAATTGTAAATAGGTTAATTCAAGGTGATGTTGGGAGTGGTAAAACAGTTGTTGCAATAGTTATGCTCATATATATGGCAGAGAATGGATATCAAGGGGCATTGATGGCACCTACTGAAATTTTGGCTAATCAACATTATCTTGGAATGAAAGAAAGATTAGAAAAAATAGGTTTAAAAATTGAGTTATTGACTTCTAGTATTAAGGGTAAGAAGAAAAATGAGATATTAGAAGGTATTGCAAATGGAGATATAGACATAGTTATAGGAACTCATTCTTTGATAGAGGATAATGTTGTTTTTAAAAAATTAGGGCTTATAGTGATAGATGAGCAACATAGGTTTGGAGTTAATCAGAGAAATAAATTAAGAGAAAAAGGTTTTTTAGGAAATCTTTTAGTTATGAGTGCCACACCTATTCCTCGTTCATTGGCTTTAAGTATCTATGGAGATTTAGATTTATCAATAATAGATGAACTTCCACCTGGCAGAACTCCTATTAAAACTAAATGGATAGTTAATGATGAAGATTTGGAAAAGATGTATAACTTCATCTATAAAAAAGTAAATGAAGGTCATCAAGCATATTTTGTTGCACCTCTTATTGAAACAAGTGATAAAATGGCATTAAAATCTGTGGAAAAAGTTTCTGAGGAAATTAAAAGAAAATTTTCCAATAAAAAAATTGGAATAATTCATGGTAAAATGAAAGCCAAAGAAAAAGATGAAGTTATGCTCAAATTTAAAAACAAAGAATATGATGTTTTAATAGCAACAACAGTTATTGAAGTTGGGATTGATGTTCCTGCCTCAACAATTATGACTATCTATAATGCTGAAAGATTTGGTTTGTCTGCATTACACCAATTAAGAGGTAGAGTTGGCAGAGGCTCAAAACAATCATACTGTTTTTTAATTTCTAGTTCAACAACAGAAAATTCAAAACAGAGATTATCTATTATGGAAGAAACAGAAGATGGTTTTAGAATAGCAGAGGAAGATTTAAAACTTAGAAATTCAGGAGAAATTTTTGGATTAAGACAGAGTGGTTTTAGTGATTTGAAATTTATAGATATTATCTATGATGTTAAAACTATAAAACTTGTGAGAGATGAATGTATAAAGTATTTAAAAGAACATAAGGGCGAAATAGAGAATATCTATTTGAAATATGATATAGAACAAAAATTTTCTGATTTACAAGCAGGAAATTAA
- a CDS encoding proline--tRNA ligase: MRFSKAYIKTLKETPKEAEIASHKLMLRAGMIKKLASGIYAYLPLGYRTIKKIENIVREEMDRAGAQELLMPVVQPGELWQESGRWDVMGPEMTRLKDRNERDFVLSPTQEEMITAIVRSDISSYKSLPFNLYHIQTKFRDERRPRFGLMRSREFTMKDAYSFHTSQESLDEEFINMRDAYSRVFTRCGLKFRPVDADSGNIGGSGSQEFHVLAESGEDEIIYSDGCSYAANVEAAISKLVNPEKEELKEIELVYTPNCPTIEALANYLDIPLNKTVKALMYKDMGTDEIYMVLIRGDFEVNEVKLKNILNAVAVEMATDEEIEKLGLKKGYIGPYKLPSPVKVIVDLSVPEISNHIVGSHQKDYHYANINYGRDYTADIVADIRKAKAGDDCPYSDGKLHSARGIECGHIFKLGDKYSKAMNATYLDEKGQSHYMLMGCYGLGITRTMAATIEQYNDENGIIWPVSIAPYIVDVIPVNIKNEVQVGLAEKIYNNLQEEKIDVMLDDRDEKPGFKFKDADLIGFPFKVVVGKKADEGVVELKIRRTGETYEVSKDEVVAKIKELMKIY; encoded by the coding sequence ATGAGGTTTAGTAAAGCATATATCAAGACTTTAAAAGAAACACCTAAGGAAGCAGAGATTGCAAGTCATAAATTGATGTTAAGAGCAGGTATGATAAAAAAATTAGCAAGTGGTATTTATGCATATTTACCATTGGGATATAGAACTATTAAAAAGATTGAAAATATTGTTCGTGAAGAGATGGATAGAGCAGGTGCACAAGAACTTTTAATGCCAGTTGTACAACCAGGTGAACTTTGGCAAGAAAGTGGAAGATGGGATGTTATGGGGCCTGAAATGACAAGGCTTAAAGATAGAAATGAAAGAGATTTTGTTCTATCTCCAACACAAGAAGAAATGATAACTGCAATAGTTAGAAGTGATATTTCTTCATATAAATCACTTCCTTTTAATTTATATCATATTCAAACAAAATTTAGAGATGAAAGACGTCCAAGATTTGGACTTATGAGAAGTAGAGAATTTACAATGAAAGATGCATATTCTTTTCATACTTCACAAGAATCTTTAGATGAAGAATTTATAAATATGAGAGATGCTTATTCAAGAGTATTTACAAGATGTGGTTTAAAGTTTAGACCTGTTGATGCAGATTCTGGAAATATAGGTGGAAGTGGCTCACAAGAATTTCATGTGTTAGCAGAATCTGGGGAGGATGAAATAATTTATTCTGATGGCTGTTCTTATGCAGCAAATGTTGAAGCAGCAATAAGTAAATTAGTGAATCCAGAAAAGGAAGAACTAAAAGAAATTGAACTTGTTTATACTCCAAATTGTCCTACAATAGAGGCTTTAGCTAATTATCTAGATATTCCTTTAAATAAAACTGTAAAAGCATTGATGTATAAAGATATGGGAACTGATGAAATATATATGGTTCTTATAAGAGGAGATTTTGAAGTAAATGAAGTTAAGTTAAAAAATATTTTAAATGCAGTTGCAGTAGAAATGGCTACTGATGAAGAAATAGAAAAATTAGGATTGAAGAAGGGATATATTGGACCATATAAATTACCTAGCCCAGTAAAGGTTATTGTTGATTTATCTGTACCAGAAATTTCAAATCATATTGTTGGCTCTCATCAAAAAGATTATCATTATGCAAATATAAATTATGGTAGAGATTACACTGCTGATATAGTTGCTGATATTAGAAAAGCAAAAGCCGGAGATGACTGTCCTTATTCTGATGGTAAACTTCATTCAGCAAGAGGAATAGAATGTGGACATATATTTAAGTTAGGTGATAAATATTCAAAAGCTATGAATGCAACTTACCTTGATGAAAAAGGACAAAGTCATTATATGTTAATGGGTTGTTATGGACTTGGTATTACAAGAACTATGGCAGCTACAATAGAACAATATAACGATGAAAATGGTATTATTTGGCCAGTATCAATAGCTCCTTATATAGTTGATGTTATTCCTGTAAATATAAAAAATGAAGTACAAGTAGGTTTGGCAGAAAAAATCTATAATAATTTACAAGAAGAAAAAATAGATGTAATGTTAGATGACAGAGATGAAAAACCTGGTTTCAAATTTAAAGATGCAGATTTAATTGGTTTTCCATTTAAAGTTGTTGTTGGAAAAAAAGCAGATGAAGGTGTAGTTGAATTAAAAATTAGAAGAACAGGAGAAACTTATGAAGTTTCTAAAGATGAAGTTGTGGCTAAAATTAAAGAATTAATGAAAATATATTAA
- the rpsF gene encoding 30S ribosomal protein S6: protein MRKYEIMYIINPTVLEEGREEIIKQVNTLLSSNGATIAKTEKWGERKLAYPIDKKKSGFYVLTTFEIDGTKLAEVESKLNIMESLMRYIVVKQD, encoded by the coding sequence ATGAGAAAATATGAAATCATGTACATCATCAATCCTACTGTTTTAGAAGAAGGAAGAGAAGAAATAATAAAACAAGTAAATACTTTATTATCTTCAAATGGAGCTACAATAGCTAAAACAGAAAAATGGGGAGAAAGAAAACTAGCTTATCCAATAGATAAGAAAAAATCTGGTTTTTATGTACTAACTACTTTTGAGATTGACGGAACAAAATTAGCAGAAGTAGAATCTAAGTTAAATATTATGGAATCTCTAATGAGATACATAGTTGTAAAACAAGACTAA
- the rpsR gene encoding 30S ribosomal protein S18, with protein sequence MAEFRRRRAKLRVKAEEIDYKNVELLKRFVSDKGKINPSRLTGANAKLQRKIAKAVKRARNMALIPYTRTEK encoded by the coding sequence ATGGCAGAATTCAGAAGAAGAAGAGCTAAATTAAGAGTTAAAGCTGAAGAAATTGATTATAAAAATGTTGAACTTTTAAAAAGATTTGTGTCTGATAAAGGAAAGATCAATCCTTCAAGATTAACTGGAGCTAATGCTAAATTACAAAGAAAAATAGCAAAAGCAGTTAAGAGAGCAAGAAATATGGCTCTTATACCATACACAAGAACAGAAAAATAA
- a CDS encoding M48 family metallopeptidase, which produces MKKIKNIILMLFVSLIFISCATAPLTGRKQLKFVSDESVAQSSVAQYNQMIAQLRANNLLANNTAQGKRVAQIGRRVTGAVEQYLRANGMQDKLQYLNWEFNLINTKDINAFALPGGKIAFYSGILPVLQTDGAIAFVMGHEIGHVIGGHHAEGASGQSLAGFLMLGKKAIDGIIGGEVISDDLAQQGLSLGLLKFNRTQEYEADKYGMIFMAMAGYNPEEAIKAEERMMKLEGKQNAEILSSHPSSQNRIEELRRFLPEAMKYYKK; this is translated from the coding sequence ATGAAAAAAATAAAAAATATAATTTTAATGTTATTTGTATCTTTAATTTTTATATCTTGTGCAACTGCACCTTTAACTGGAAGAAAACAATTAAAATTTGTAAGTGATGAGTCTGTTGCCCAATCATCTGTTGCTCAATATAATCAAATGATAGCTCAATTAAGGGCTAATAATTTATTGGCTAATAACACAGCTCAAGGGAAAAGAGTTGCTCAAATTGGAAGAAGGGTTACAGGAGCAGTTGAACAATATTTAAGGGCAAATGGTATGCAAGATAAATTACAATACTTAAATTGGGAATTTAACTTAATTAATACTAAGGATATCAATGCTTTTGCATTACCAGGAGGAAAGATTGCTTTCTATTCTGGAATACTACCAGTATTACAAACAGATGGAGCAATAGCTTTTGTAATGGGACATGAAATAGGACATGTTATTGGTGGACATCATGCAGAAGGAGCAAGTGGACAAAGTTTAGCAGGCTTTTTGATGCTTGGGAAAAAAGCTATTGATGGAATAATTGGAGGAGAGGTTATCAGTGATGACTTAGCTCAACAAGGCTTATCATTAGGACTTTTGAAGTTCAATAGAACACAAGAATATGAAGCAGACAAATATGGAATGATATTCATGGCTATGGCAGGATATAATCCAGAAGAAGCTATTAAAGCAGAAGAAAGAATGATGAAATTAGAAGGGAAACAAAATGCAGAGATACTATCATCACACCCTTCTAGTCAAAATAGAATAGAAGAATTGAGAAGGTTTTTACCAGAAGCTATGAAATATTATAAAAAATAA
- a CDS encoding PAS domain-containing protein: protein METMSSYLPKLDEEKLKFVIELKEKYNAGEISLADARKQLKERVKTLKPYEIAYAEQKIMPFVEDECIKENIQNMMLLFDEVMDTSRPTELPPDHPIMCYFRENDDMRELLKEVENLIQFPVIKNQWYELYDKLDLWWKLHLPRKQNQLYSLLEKKGFTRPTTTMWVLDDFVRDEIKENRKMLDDGNEEEFIASQTSVVADIIDLIQKEETVLYPTSLAMITPEEFEDMKSGDKEIGFTFGKLETTNKPKKTITQQDSNISGQGNLAKDLAQLLGKYGFNSGDSETSELDVAMGKMTLEQINLVFKHLPVDITYVNENEIVKFYSDTAHRIFPRSKNVIGRDVKNCHPRKSVHIVEEIIEKFRSGEQDFVEFWINKPGLFIYISYTAVKDENGKFRGILEMMQDCTKIRSLEGSQTLLNWESFNSNNKVVEEKTEEVKNEETKIEENNIKIDLDKINGDTYLKDLIKVYPKLKEDMVKISENFKLLQTPLLAVMLPTVTLKKASERGEVELDTLIEKIKEIIKSY from the coding sequence ATGGAAACAATGTCAAGTTATTTACCAAAATTAGATGAAGAAAAATTAAAATTTGTTATTGAATTAAAAGAAAAATATAATGCAGGAGAAATTAGTTTAGCAGATGCTAGAAAGCAACTTAAAGAAAGAGTTAAAACTTTAAAACCTTATGAGATTGCTTATGCAGAACAAAAGATTATGCCTTTTGTTGAAGACGAATGTATAAAAGAAAATATTCAAAATATGATGCTTTTATTTGATGAAGTTATGGATACTAGTAGACCTACTGAACTTCCTCCTGACCATCCAATTATGTGTTATTTTAGAGAAAATGATGATATGAGGGAATTATTAAAAGAAGTTGAAAATTTAATTCAATTCCCTGTTATAAAAAATCAATGGTATGAACTATATGATAAACTTGACCTATGGTGGAAATTACACTTGCCAAGGAAACAGAATCAACTTTATTCACTCTTAGAAAAGAAAGGATTTACAAGACCTACAACTACTATGTGGGTGTTAGATGATTTTGTTAGAGATGAAATTAAAGAAAATAGAAAAATGCTTGATGATGGTAATGAAGAAGAATTCATTGCTTCTCAAACAAGTGTCGTTGCTGATATAATTGATCTAATTCAAAAAGAAGAAACTGTTCTATATCCTACATCTTTAGCTATGATTACTCCTGAAGAATTTGAAGATATGAAATCTGGAGATAAAGAAATTGGATTTACTTTTGGTAAACTTGAAACAACAAATAAACCTAAGAAAACTATAACTCAACAAGATTCTAATATTAGTGGACAAGGTAATTTAGCTAAGGATTTAGCCCAATTATTAGGTAAATATGGATTTAACTCTGGGGATAGTGAGACTTCTGAACTTGATGTAGCTATGGGAAAAATGACATTAGAACAAATCAATTTAGTATTTAAACATCTGCCAGTTGATATAACTTATGTTAATGAAAATGAAATCGTTAAATTCTATTCTGATACTGCTCATAGAATTTTCCCTCGTAGTAAAAATGTTATAGGTAGAGATGTTAAAAACTGTCACCCTAGAAAAAGTGTACATATAGTTGAAGAAATTATAGAAAAATTTAGAAGTGGAGAACAAGATTTTGTTGAATTTTGGATAAATAAACCTGGTTTATTTATTTATATTTCTTATACTGCTGTTAAAGATGAAAATGGTAAATTTAGAGGTATTTTAGAAATGATGCAAGATTGCACAAAGATTCGTTCGCTAGAAGGTTCACAAACTCTTTTAAACTGGGAGAGTTTTAACTCAAACAATAAAGTTGTTGAAGAAAAGACTGAGGAAGTAAAAAATGAAGAAACAAAAATTGAAGAAAATAATATTAAAATTGATTTAGATAAAATTAATGGAGATACTTATTTAAAGGATTTAATTAAAGTGTATCCCAAATTAAAAGAAGATATGGTAAAAATATCTGAAAACTTTAAACTTTTACAAACTCCATTGTTAGCAGTTATGTTACCTACTGTTACTCTTAAAAAGGCAAGTGAAAGAGGAGAAGTTGAATTAGATACTTTAATTGAAAAAATTAAAGAAATTATTAAATCATATTAA